From one [Ruminococcus] lactaris ATCC 29176 genomic stretch:
- a CDS encoding transposase, translating to MSRQRRNFSAKFKSDLVIELLKGEKDLNTLATENNIQPNLLRNWKKEFLNNASAVFDDKRQENLKDKLAEERKEKAEYAKKVGQLTMQVDWLKKKSEEICGPDYESKFSPKPFDY from the coding sequence ATGTCCAGACAAAGAAGAAACTTTAGTGCCAAATTTAAATCAGACCTGGTAATCGAGCTGCTTAAGGGCGAGAAAGATCTCAACACCCTTGCAACCGAGAATAACATCCAACCAAATCTGCTCCGCAATTGGAAGAAAGAATTCCTTAACAATGCCTCTGCAGTATTCGATGACAAGCGTCAGGAAAACCTCAAAGACAAGCTTGCTGAAGAACGCAAGGAAAAGGCGGAGTATGCGAAAAAGGTTGGTCAGTTAACCATGCAGGTTGACTGGCTCAAAAAAAAATCTGAAGAAATTTGTGGACCTGACTACGAGAGTAAGTTTAGTCCAAAACCTTTTG